Proteins encoded by one window of uncultured Ilyobacter sp.:
- the purD gene encoding phosphoribosylamine--glycine ligase yields MKILVVGSGGREHAICWKIQENKNVEKIYCAPGNAGIELLEKVENIDLKGMEDIVAFAEKEKIDLTMVGSEELLVAGIVDKFKEKGLKIFGPDSKAALLEGSKAYAKDFMKKYGVKTAAYEIFTDADKAKAYLETINFPVVIKASGLAAGKGVLICADINEGIEAVNDIMVDKKFNDAGNEVVIEEFLKGVEASILSITDSTQIVSFISAKDHKKIGEGDTGLNTGGMGVIAPNPYVTPEVYDQYIKDIVEPTLNGIKNEGLDFCGVIFFGLMINSRGVYLLEYNMRMGDPETQVVLPLLDSDFLDILNDTLKGTLDGDKIKWKDQSACCVVAASGGYPESYNKGYEITGCETVKDLVFMAGVKKEDEKFVTAGGRVLNVVALGKDLDDAKKNAYNSIEKIKFDKMYYRKDIGKMN; encoded by the coding sequence ATGAAAATATTGGTTGTAGGCAGCGGTGGAAGAGAGCATGCTATATGCTGGAAAATACAGGAAAATAAAAATGTTGAGAAAATATATTGTGCACCTGGAAATGCCGGTATCGAGCTTTTGGAAAAAGTTGAAAATATAGATCTAAAAGGTATGGAGGATATAGTGGCTTTTGCCGAAAAAGAGAAAATAGACCTTACCATGGTAGGAAGTGAAGAACTTTTAGTTGCAGGTATCGTAGACAAGTTCAAAGAGAAGGGACTGAAGATATTTGGACCTGACAGTAAGGCGGCCCTTCTAGAGGGATCTAAGGCTTACGCTAAGGATTTCATGAAAAAATACGGTGTTAAAACTGCAGCCTATGAGATATTCACCGATGCTGACAAGGCAAAGGCTTACCTTGAGACTATCAATTTCCCAGTTGTAATAAAGGCAAGTGGTCTAGCTGCTGGTAAAGGAGTCCTTATCTGTGCCGATATCAACGAGGGTATAGAGGCTGTAAATGACATCATGGTAGACAAAAAATTTAATGATGCTGGAAACGAAGTAGTTATAGAGGAGTTTTTAAAGGGTGTAGAAGCCTCTATACTCTCTATAACAGACTCCACGCAGATAGTTTCTTTTATATCTGCAAAGGACCATAAGAAGATTGGAGAAGGGGATACCGGCCTTAACACAGGAGGTATGGGTGTAATTGCACCAAATCCCTATGTCACTCCTGAGGTATATGACCAATACATCAAAGATATTGTGGAGCCTACTCTAAATGGTATAAAAAATGAAGGCCTAGACTTCTGTGGTGTTATATTCTTCGGTCTGATGATAAACAGCAGAGGGGTTTATCTCCTTGAATACAATATGAGAATGGGAGATCCTGAAACTCAGGTGGTACTTCCACTTTTAGACAGTGACTTTTTGGACATACTTAACGATACTCTCAAAGGAACTCTTGACGGGGATAAAATCAAATGGAAAGACCAATCTGCATGCTGTGTCGTGGCAGCTTCTGGAGGATATCCTGAGTCTTACAACAAGGGATATGAGATAACTGGTTGCGAAACCGTAAAGGATCTTGTTTTTATGGCAGGAGTAAAAAAAGAAGATGAAAAATTCGTCACTGCCGGAGGAAGAGTTTTAAATGTAGTAGCCCTTGGAAAAGATCTTGATGATGCCAAGAAAAATGCATATAATTCTATTGAAAAAATCAAATTTGACAAAATGTACTACAGAAAAGATATAGGAAAGATGAATTAA
- the purH gene encoding bifunctional phosphoribosylaminoimidazolecarboxamide formyltransferase/IMP cyclohydrolase has protein sequence MKRALISVYDKTGILDFAKFLVEIGVEVVSTGGTYKYLRENSIPVTEVSEVTGAAEMLDGRVKTLHPNIHGGILAIRSNKEHMETLEKREITPIDMVIVNLYPFFDEVQNDISFEEKVEFIDIGGPTMLRSAAKSFEDVIVITDVEDYSKIQKELESTGNLSFESRKKLAGKVFNLTSAYDAAISNFLLEGEMPKYLSVSYEKMMDLRYGENPHQNAAYYVSTTEKGAMKDFEQLNGKELSFNNIRDMDVAWKVVSEFEETACCGLKHSTPCGVAVADTVAEAYKKSYDCDPISIFGGIVAVNKTVDGETAAEMSKTFLEIVIAPDFTDEALEILKKKKNLRIIKAKYAPCDKIEYVKVDGGILVQDSDKAFSKAFKVVTEKEPSKKEMDDMVFGMKVVKHVKSNAIVVVKDGMAKGVGTGETNRIWATKQAIERAGDGAVLASDAFFPFRDVVDECAKAGITAIVQPGGSMRDQESIDACNEHKISMVFTGLRHFKH, from the coding sequence ATGAAGAGAGCACTGATTTCAGTTTATGATAAAACAGGAATACTGGATTTTGCAAAATTTTTAGTAGAGATAGGTGTAGAGGTAGTATCTACAGGGGGGACTTATAAGTACCTGAGAGAAAATTCTATCCCGGTTACTGAGGTGTCGGAAGTTACAGGAGCCGCTGAAATGCTAGACGGAAGAGTAAAAACTCTTCACCCTAATATCCACGGTGGAATCCTCGCTATAAGAAGCAACAAAGAACATATGGAGACTCTAGAAAAAAGAGAGATCACTCCTATCGATATGGTTATTGTAAATCTCTATCCATTTTTTGACGAGGTACAAAATGATATCTCTTTTGAAGAAAAAGTGGAATTTATCGATATAGGCGGACCGACTATGCTTAGGTCTGCTGCAAAATCATTTGAAGATGTAATCGTAATAACAGATGTAGAAGATTACTCTAAGATACAAAAAGAACTTGAGAGCACAGGAAATCTTTCTTTTGAAAGCAGAAAAAAACTGGCAGGAAAGGTATTTAACCTGACATCGGCCTATGATGCAGCAATCTCAAACTTCCTATTAGAGGGAGAGATGCCTAAATATCTAAGTGTTTCTTATGAGAAAATGATGGACCTGAGATACGGAGAAAATCCTCACCAAAATGCCGCTTACTATGTATCTACTACAGAAAAGGGTGCAATGAAGGACTTTGAGCAGCTAAATGGTAAAGAACTTTCTTTCAACAATATAAGAGATATGGATGTAGCATGGAAGGTCGTAAGTGAGTTTGAAGAAACTGCATGCTGTGGACTAAAGCATTCTACACCTTGTGGCGTAGCTGTGGCTGATACTGTAGCAGAAGCCTACAAAAAATCCTATGACTGCGATCCTATATCCATCTTTGGAGGAATCGTGGCAGTAAATAAGACAGTAGACGGAGAAACCGCTGCTGAGATGAGCAAAACATTCCTTGAGATCGTGATAGCGCCTGATTTCACTGATGAGGCCCTAGAAATACTGAAGAAAAAGAAAAATCTCAGAATAATAAAAGCTAAATATGCTCCGTGTGACAAGATCGAGTATGTAAAAGTAGATGGAGGAATTCTGGTACAGGATTCTGACAAGGCTTTTTCAAAGGCTTTTAAAGTTGTAACTGAAAAAGAACCTTCTAAAAAAGAGATGGATGACATGGTCTTCGGAATGAAGGTAGTAAAACACGTAAAATCAAATGCAATTGTAGTGGTAAAAGATGGCATGGCTAAAGGTGTCGGAACTGGAGAGACAAACAGAATCTGGGCTACAAAGCAAGCCATAGAAAGAGCTGGAGACGGTGCGGTTCTTGCCTCTGACGCTTTTTTTCCTTTCAGAGATGTAGTAGATGAGTGTGCTAAGGCGGGAATAACTGCAATAGTACAGCCTGGGGGATCTATGAGAGATCAGGAATCTATTGATGCATGCAATGAGCATAAAATATCAATGGTATTTACCGGACTAAGACATTTTAAACATTAA
- the purN gene encoding phosphoribosylglycinamide formyltransferase: MLNIAVLVSGGGSNFQAIIDRINDGKLPCKIDCLIADRKCYGLERASNNGIKTYLLDRKELKKNLSKEIDTILEGKVDLIVLAGFLSILDSEFTKKWSKKIINIHPSLLPKFGGPGMYGIKIHQAVIAAGEKESGCTVHYVDAGVDTGEIIYQEKVSVLENDTPETLQKKVLEIEHRLLPQAIMDIAEGN; the protein is encoded by the coding sequence ATGCTTAATATAGCGGTATTGGTATCAGGAGGGGGAAGTAATTTTCAGGCTATCATTGATAGAATCAACGACGGAAAACTCCCTTGCAAAATAGACTGTCTCATTGCTGACAGAAAATGCTATGGTTTAGAAAGAGCAAGCAATAATGGTATAAAAACGTACCTTTTAGATAGAAAAGAACTGAAAAAAAATCTTTCGAAAGAGATAGACACCATTTTAGAAGGCAAGGTGGACCTCATAGTACTTGCAGGTTTCCTATCTATACTTGATTCTGAATTCACTAAAAAATGGAGTAAGAAAATAATAAACATCCATCCGTCACTTCTCCCAAAATTTGGAGGGCCTGGAATGTATGGTATAAAAATCCATCAGGCTGTAATAGCCGCCGGGGAAAAAGAAAGCGGATGCACGGTACACTATGTAGATGCAGGTGTGGACACTGGAGAGATAATATATCAGGAAAAAGTATCCGTACTAGAAAATGATACCCCTGAAACTCTTCAGAAAAAAGTCCTTGAAATAGAGCACAGACTTTTGCCTCAGGCCATTATGGATATCGCTGAGGGTAACTAA
- the purM gene encoding phosphoribosylformylglycinamidine cyclo-ligase encodes MSISYKDAGVNKEEGYKAVELMKKAVSKTHNKSVLNGLGSFGAMYEMGQYKNPVLVSGTDGVGTKLEVAFKMGVYNTVGIDAVAMCVNDILCHGAKPMFFLDYMACGKLEAEKAAQLVSGVAEGCLQSGAALVGGETAEMPGFYKDGDYDIAGFSVGVVEKDEIINGSTVEEGDVLIALPSSGVHSNGFSLVRRLVTDFDEELNGKKIGEVLLEPTKIYVKPVLALLEKFTVKGMAHITGGGLPENLPRTIREGYQAVVEKEKIRIPEIFRHLQSKGVPEDEMYGTFNMGVGFVIVVASGDKDAVISELKTLGEEAYEIGYIKKGDKELCLI; translated from the coding sequence ATGTCAATTTCTTATAAAGATGCTGGAGTAAATAAAGAAGAGGGATACAAAGCTGTAGAACTCATGAAAAAAGCCGTATCAAAAACTCATAATAAAAGTGTTTTAAATGGTCTGGGAAGTTTTGGAGCCATGTATGAGATGGGTCAGTATAAAAACCCAGTTCTTGTATCTGGAACAGACGGTGTAGGGACAAAGCTAGAAGTAGCATTTAAGATGGGAGTGTACAACACTGTAGGAATAGATGCTGTAGCCATGTGTGTCAATGATATATTGTGTCATGGAGCGAAGCCGATGTTTTTCCTTGACTATATGGCATGCGGAAAATTAGAGGCTGAAAAAGCTGCTCAGTTGGTATCAGGAGTAGCTGAAGGGTGCCTTCAGTCGGGAGCTGCCCTTGTAGGGGGAGAAACAGCTGAAATGCCTGGTTTTTATAAAGATGGAGATTATGACATTGCAGGGTTTTCTGTGGGAGTCGTAGAAAAAGATGAGATTATAAACGGAAGCACAGTTGAAGAGGGAGATGTTCTTATCGCTCTTCCATCTTCTGGAGTTCACAGCAACGGTTTTTCTCTTGTGAGAAGACTGGTTACTGATTTTGACGAGGAACTTAACGGGAAAAAAATAGGAGAGGTTCTTCTTGAACCTACCAAAATTTATGTAAAGCCCGTTCTTGCACTCCTTGAAAAATTCACCGTAAAGGGTATGGCACACATCACAGGAGGAGGTTTACCTGAAAACCTTCCTAGAACAATAAGAGAAGGGTATCAGGCTGTGGTAGAAAAAGAAAAAATAAGAATCCCTGAAATATTCAGACATCTTCAGTCTAAGGGTGTACCTGAAGATGAGATGTACGGGACTTTCAACATGGGAGTAGGATTTGTAATTGTAGTAGCCTCTGGGGATAAAGATGCTGTAATATCCGAGCTAAAAACTCTTGGTGAAGAAGCTTATGAAATAGGATATATTAAAAAGGGAGATAAAGAGCTATGCTTAATATAG
- the purF gene encoding amidophosphoribosyltransferase, which produces MYDIHDIDKMEEECGVFGVYSKEIKKVSNLTYYGIYALQHRGQESAGITVSNFGEKTTFKGMGLVADVFSSEKLDELKGNAAIGHVRYSTSGASKLINAQPLESKFKLGQIAVAHNGNLVNAEIIKELLEDSGSTFITDIDSEVIINMIARKASKGLEEAIRSTVGAIKGSYSLVILADQKLIGVRDPYGIRPLCLGQNDEGDYFLASESCALDAVGADLIRDIEPGEMVVIDDHGVKSIKYAENTKNAPCSFETIYFARPDSIIDGKSAFQVRVESGRYLARQKPVEADVVIGVPDSGIPAAIGFAEESGIPYTVGLIKNKYIGRTFIKPSQELREKAVQVKLNALKVNVVGKRVVVVDDSLVRGTTSRLLIQMLRKAGATEVHFRSASPAVKYPCYFGIDTAHRKELIASTHSIEEIKEVIGADSLDYLTLPNLAKVLGSEDFCLGCFDGEYPVCTPMGEV; this is translated from the coding sequence ATGTATGATATACATGATATAGATAAAATGGAAGAGGAGTGCGGAGTATTTGGTGTCTACTCAAAAGAGATCAAAAAAGTCTCGAATCTTACTTATTATGGAATATATGCCCTTCAACACAGAGGGCAGGAAAGTGCCGGAATCACCGTATCAAACTTCGGAGAAAAAACAACATTTAAAGGAATGGGACTTGTAGCCGATGTCTTCAGCTCTGAAAAGCTAGATGAACTTAAGGGAAATGCCGCTATAGGGCATGTGAGATACTCTACTTCAGGGGCTAGTAAACTCATAAATGCACAGCCTCTTGAAAGTAAGTTTAAACTTGGACAGATAGCAGTGGCTCACAACGGAAACCTTGTAAATGCAGAAATAATAAAGGAACTTCTTGAGGATTCAGGATCTACCTTTATCACAGATATAGACTCAGAAGTCATCATAAACATGATCGCAAGAAAGGCATCTAAAGGTCTAGAAGAGGCCATCAGAAGTACGGTAGGTGCCATAAAAGGTTCTTATTCTCTAGTTATCCTTGCTGACCAGAAGCTTATAGGTGTAAGAGATCCTTACGGTATAAGACCACTGTGTCTTGGACAAAATGACGAGGGAGATTATTTCCTAGCCTCTGAATCCTGTGCCCTAGATGCTGTTGGGGCAGACCTTATCAGAGATATAGAACCTGGAGAGATGGTCGTAATAGATGACCACGGAGTAAAATCAATTAAGTATGCTGAAAATACTAAAAATGCTCCTTGTTCATTTGAAACTATATACTTTGCAAGACCTGACAGTATCATAGACGGAAAGAGTGCTTTTCAGGTGAGGGTAGAATCTGGTAGATACCTTGCAAGGCAAAAACCTGTAGAAGCAGACGTAGTTATAGGGGTCCCTGACTCTGGAATACCTGCAGCAATAGGATTTGCAGAAGAAAGCGGAATTCCATATACTGTGGGACTTATTAAAAATAAATATATTGGAAGAACTTTTATAAAGCCCTCTCAGGAGCTTCGAGAAAAGGCGGTTCAGGTAAAACTAAACGCGCTAAAGGTCAATGTAGTTGGCAAAAGAGTAGTGGTAGTAGACGACTCACTGGTAAGAGGTACAACAAGCAGACTTCTTATTCAGATGCTGAGAAAAGCAGGAGCTACTGAAGTACACTTCCGTTCAGCTTCTCCAGCGGTAAAATATCCGTGCTATTTTGGAATCGATACTGCACATAGAAAAGAGCTTATAGCATCAACACACTCTATAGAAGAGATAAAAGAAGTTATCGGAGCTGATTCACTAGATTATCTTACTCTTCCAAATCTTGCAAAGGTTCTAGGAAGTGAAGATTTCTGTTTAGGATGTTTTGATGGAGAGTATCCTGTATGTACCCCGATGGGAGAAGTTTAA
- the purC gene encoding phosphoribosylaminoimidazolesuccinocarboxamide synthase yields the protein MVKKDMVYEGKAKKVYSTDDPNLVIIHFKDDATAGNGAKKGTIENKGILNNKITATLYEILEKNGIKTHFKKMLNDRDQLCEKVEIIPLEVIVRNVIAGSMAARVGIEEGTVPSNTIFEICYKNDKYNDPLINDHHAVAMGVTTYEDLAKIYDTTAKINNLLKETFDEEGITLVDFKIEFGKNKDGEILLADEITPDTCRLWDKETGEKLDKDRFRRDLGGIEEAYIEILKRLGAK from the coding sequence ATGGTAAAAAAGGATATGGTGTATGAAGGAAAAGCTAAGAAAGTATATTCTACAGATGATCCAAATCTAGTTATCATCCACTTTAAAGACGACGCCACTGCTGGAAACGGTGCTAAAAAAGGGACTATCGAAAACAAAGGTATTTTAAACAATAAAATCACTGCCACTCTATATGAGATCCTTGAAAAAAACGGGATAAAAACTCACTTCAAGAAGATGTTAAACGACAGGGATCAGCTTTGTGAGAAGGTGGAGATCATCCCTCTAGAAGTAATCGTAAGGAATGTAATCGCAGGTTCTATGGCGGCTAGAGTTGGTATAGAGGAAGGAACTGTTCCTTCAAACACTATATTTGAAATCTGCTATAAAAATGATAAATACAACGATCCTCTTATCAACGACCACCACGCTGTGGCAATGGGGGTAACAACTTATGAGGATCTTGCAAAAATATATGATACCACTGCTAAGATCAACAACCTTTTGAAAGAAACTTTTGATGAAGAGGGAATTACTCTTGTTGATTTTAAAATAGAGTTTGGAAAAAATAAAGACGGAGAGATCCTTCTTGCAGACGAGATAACACCTGATACTTGCAGACTTTGGGACAAGGAAACAGGTGAAAAACTTGATAAAGATAGATTCAGAAGGGACCTCGGAGGTATCGAAGAAGCTTATATTGAAATTTTAAAAAGGCTGGGTGCTAAATAA
- the purK gene encoding 5-(carboxyamino)imidazole ribonucleotide synthase: MKKLGIIGGGQLGKMTILEARKMDIYTCVLTEQHPSPASEISNEYVIGSLHDEDKIREISEKCDVLTYEIEHINVEVLKELEEKGKKIFPSSRVIEIIQDKSKQKELLDEKNIPTSKWKKVTEDNLEELKKEFGFPVVQKSCKGGYDGRGVFILKDESDIEKMIQGDSFFEEFIECEKEIAVMVARNFNGDIATYPVVEMVFDDKTNICDTVVAPARITENQCKRAKGLALQCVEALDGVGIFGVEMFLTKEGEILINEVAPRPHNSGHYTIEACKTSQYEQFIRAVLNYSLGSCDLLSPACMVNILGEDGYDGKVKVIGMDEMMSVDGAYLHLYGKKDTKPFRKMGHITVLNDSEEEACKLALKAREHLKIITE; encoded by the coding sequence TTGAAAAAATTAGGAATTATCGGCGGCGGACAACTTGGAAAGATGACTATTCTTGAAGCTAGAAAAATGGATATTTATACCTGTGTGCTTACAGAGCAGCATCCTTCTCCTGCCAGCGAGATCTCAAACGAATATGTTATAGGAAGCCTGCACGATGAAGATAAGATAAGAGAGATATCTGAAAAATGCGATGTACTTACCTACGAAATAGAGCATATAAATGTTGAAGTATTAAAAGAACTTGAAGAAAAGGGGAAAAAGATATTTCCATCTTCAAGGGTCATTGAGATAATTCAGGACAAATCAAAACAAAAAGAACTTTTAGATGAAAAAAATATTCCTACTTCAAAATGGAAAAAAGTTACTGAAGATAATCTAGAAGAACTGAAAAAAGAGTTTGGATTTCCAGTTGTACAAAAAAGCTGCAAAGGTGGCTATGACGGCAGGGGAGTCTTTATTCTTAAAGATGAGTCTGATATAGAGAAGATGATCCAAGGGGACAGCTTCTTTGAGGAATTTATAGAGTGTGAAAAAGAGATTGCGGTAATGGTTGCCAGAAATTTCAATGGTGATATAGCTACATATCCAGTGGTGGAAATGGTGTTTGATGATAAAACAAATATATGCGATACCGTAGTTGCACCGGCTAGGATAACTGAAAATCAGTGTAAAAGAGCCAAGGGACTGGCACTTCAGTGTGTAGAGGCTCTTGATGGTGTAGGAATATTTGGTGTGGAGATGTTCCTGACTAAAGAGGGTGAGATACTTATCAATGAAGTTGCACCGAGACCTCACAACTCTGGACATTACACAATTGAGGCATGCAAAACATCACAGTATGAACAGTTTATAAGGGCTGTTCTAAACTATAGCTTGGGAAGTTGTGACTTACTCTCTCCTGCCTGCATGGTAAACATCTTAGGTGAGGATGGCTACGATGGAAAAGTTAAGGTTATTGGTATGGATGAGATGATGAGTGTCGACGGGGCCTATCTTCACCTTTACGGAAAAAAAGATACAAAACCATTCAGAAAAATGGGACATATAACGGTTCTAAATGATTCAGAAGAAGAGGCCTGTAAGCTGGCATTAAAAGCTAGAGAGCATCTAAAAATAATAACTGAATAG
- the purE gene encoding 5-(carboxyamino)imidazole ribonucleotide mutase, whose translation MGKIGIIMGSDSDLPVMSAAAKILDEFKIDYELTVVSAHRTVDKMYEYAKTADERGIDVIIAGAGGAAHLPGMVAAITSVPVIGVPVKSSNLSGLDSLLSIVQMPGGVPVATVAINGAKNAGILAAKIISIKDKAVKETVKKYMADMKEEVEAKAEKVEEMGYAKYLESM comes from the coding sequence ATGGGAAAAATAGGTATAATTATGGGAAGTGACTCAGATCTACCAGTAATGAGTGCTGCCGCAAAAATATTAGATGAATTTAAAATAGATTATGAATTGACTGTAGTTTCGGCACATAGAACAGTTGATAAAATGTATGAATATGCAAAAACAGCTGATGAAAGAGGTATCGACGTTATCATTGCCGGTGCAGGTGGGGCAGCCCACCTTCCTGGGATGGTGGCAGCAATAACCAGTGTTCCTGTTATAGGGGTACCAGTTAAAAGCTCAAATCTAAGCGGTCTTGATTCACTGTTGTCTATAGTGCAGATGCCTGGTGGAGTACCTGTGGCAACTGTGGCAATAAACGGAGCAAAAAATGCCGGAATACTTGCAGCCAAAATAATCTCTATAAAAGACAAGGCAGTCAAAGAGACAGTAAAAAAATATATGGCTGATATGAAAGAAGAAGTAGAGGCAAAAGCTGAAAAAGTAGAAGAAATGGGATACGCTAAATATCTCGAAAGTATGTAG